Proteins encoded within one genomic window of Kibdelosporangium phytohabitans:
- a CDS encoding TetR/AcrR family transcriptional regulator, whose amino-acid sequence MADKAEPSRRAALTKEAVLQAAVALADEAGSGVPSMRKLAERLGVEAMSLYHHFRNKDLILDGMVDQVFGEIELPSGSADWQESMRGRAASMRDALVRHPWAISLMDSRTSPGYATLRHHNAVIGCLRSAGFSIAGAAHAMSVLDSYIYGYVIQQLSLPFTSSDGLADVAGSIMDDLPRDEFPHLAEMIAEHAMKPGYAYAEEFFTGLGLIIDGLRRHREAWTASQDASGT is encoded by the coding sequence GTGGCTGACAAGGCGGAGCCGTCGCGGCGTGCCGCGCTCACCAAGGAGGCGGTGCTCCAGGCTGCCGTCGCGCTGGCGGACGAGGCGGGGTCCGGTGTGCCGAGCATGCGCAAGCTTGCCGAGCGGCTCGGCGTCGAGGCCATGTCGCTGTACCACCACTTCCGCAACAAGGACCTGATCCTCGACGGCATGGTCGATCAGGTCTTCGGCGAGATCGAACTCCCGTCCGGCAGTGCCGATTGGCAGGAATCGATGCGAGGGCGGGCGGCGTCGATGCGTGACGCGCTGGTCCGCCACCCGTGGGCGATCAGCCTGATGGACTCACGGACAAGCCCCGGCTACGCGACGCTGCGGCACCACAACGCGGTGATCGGCTGCCTGCGGTCCGCGGGCTTCTCGATCGCCGGCGCGGCACACGCCATGTCGGTGCTCGACAGCTACATCTACGGGTACGTCATCCAGCAGCTCAGCCTGCCGTTCACGTCGTCGGACGGCCTGGCGGACGTGGCCGGTTCGATCATGGACGACTTGCCCCGCGACGAGTTCCCGCACCTCGCCGAGATGATCGCCGAGCACGCCATGAAACCCGGCTACGCCTACGCCGAGGAGTTCTTCACCGGGCTCGGCCTGATCATCGACGGCCTGCGGCGGCACCGCGAAGCCTGGACGGCCTCGCAGGACGCGAGCGGTACTTGA
- a CDS encoding NAD(P)-dependent oxidoreductase, protein MRKPGRGRRLCVVGASGKLGRYMVRHALDREYEVVGVCREQSVDKLAEFDGRITVIPGPTNDQAVIARAVTGCDAVLTVLVPWGRDHYASGTAQAVLDHAQLEARLVFSCGWHISRDGKDVYGRKFKAYAAVFGKLAKLARVADVDDQVEACRRIFGSDTRWTVVRGSDLEEGESQGLPVWSHHVGDPVLASNLTRRVDYARFMVEAVDDDTLVHEAPAIVGRLTPSALAHSQA, encoded by the coding sequence ATGAGAAAACCCGGCAGAGGCAGAAGACTGTGTGTTGTCGGCGCGTCCGGGAAGCTCGGGCGCTACATGGTGCGGCACGCACTGGACCGCGAATACGAGGTCGTGGGCGTGTGCCGCGAGCAGAGCGTGGACAAGCTCGCCGAGTTCGACGGCCGCATCACGGTGATCCCCGGACCGACCAACGACCAAGCGGTGATCGCACGCGCGGTCACCGGATGCGACGCCGTGCTCACGGTGCTGGTGCCGTGGGGACGCGACCACTACGCCTCCGGCACCGCCCAGGCCGTGCTCGACCACGCACAGCTGGAAGCCAGGTTGGTGTTCTCCTGCGGCTGGCACATCTCCCGTGACGGGAAAGACGTGTACGGCAGGAAGTTCAAGGCGTACGCGGCCGTGTTCGGCAAGCTGGCGAAGCTCGCCCGGGTCGCGGACGTGGACGACCAGGTGGAGGCGTGCCGGCGGATCTTCGGCAGCGACACCCGCTGGACGGTCGTGCGCGGCAGCGACCTGGAAGAAGGTGAAAGCCAAGGACTGCCGGTGTGGAGCCACCACGTGGGCGACCCAGTCCTGGCGAGCAACCTGACCCGCCGCGTGGACTACGCCCGATTCATGGTCGAAGCAGTGGACGACGACACACTCGTCCACGAAGCCCCGGCCATCGTTGGACGGCTGACCCCGTCGGCCCTCGCCCACAGTCAGGCGTGA
- a CDS encoding DUF4386 domain-containing protein — MSPTKLARIAGALYLVVAATTIFAGLVNSRVIEPGRTAANIAGSAALYRAGLVSELVGAVFFLLTGMALYQLLKHVNHMAATAMVTFVAVSVAMQSLNLLNQHTALTIATSQDGSATLATLFADMRHTGFVISQTYFGLWLLPLGYLVVKSGYFPKALGILVMVGCAGHLVDVFTRLLAPGLGADISPFAMTPAAIAELSFVAWLLIRAVRVPQTDPRLPARVAIP, encoded by the coding sequence GTGTCGCCGACCAAGCTCGCGCGGATCGCAGGCGCGCTGTACCTGGTCGTCGCCGCGACCACGATCTTCGCCGGACTCGTGAACTCCCGCGTGATAGAGCCGGGGAGGACGGCGGCCAACATCGCCGGCTCGGCCGCCCTCTACCGCGCGGGGCTCGTCAGCGAACTGGTGGGAGCGGTGTTCTTCCTGCTGACAGGCATGGCCTTGTACCAGTTGCTGAAGCACGTCAACCACATGGCCGCCACCGCGATGGTCACCTTCGTCGCGGTGAGCGTCGCGATGCAGAGCCTGAACCTCCTCAACCAGCACACAGCACTGACGATCGCCACCAGCCAGGACGGATCCGCCACGCTGGCGACGCTGTTCGCGGACATGCGGCACACAGGATTCGTGATCTCCCAGACCTACTTCGGCCTGTGGCTGCTGCCGCTGGGCTACCTGGTGGTCAAATCCGGCTACTTCCCCAAGGCACTGGGCATCCTGGTGATGGTCGGATGCGCAGGGCACCTCGTCGACGTGTTCACTCGCCTGCTCGCACCAGGGCTGGGCGCGGACATCTCACCGTTCGCCATGACCCCAGCAGCGATCGCGGAACTCTCGTTCGTCGCCTGGCTGCTGATCAGGGCCGTACGAGTACCCCAGACGGATCCACGGCTCCCCGCCCGGGTCGCAATACCCTGA
- a CDS encoding prepilin peptidase, whose protein sequence is MALVLSLLIGGFLAGALGRVLLRRLRRGAQVRPGWCEGTCAILWALAGLAHVPAAWLLVILALSWFAVLLTTTDLLHGRLPDALTYAAYPVFGVLLAIAGSWQRALLGAALFVCLHATVRWLAPSALGGGDVKLSGSLGAILGSVSWFALSAGLSLAAVITLALRAVSLGRYTDRVPHGPGLLAATWLLAFLPVGAELPSPSVS, encoded by the coding sequence ATGGCACTGGTCCTCTCCCTCCTGATCGGAGGTTTCCTGGCCGGAGCCCTCGGCCGCGTGCTCCTGCGCCGGTTGCGGCGCGGCGCGCAAGTACGGCCGGGCTGGTGCGAAGGCACGTGCGCCATCCTCTGGGCGTTGGCCGGCCTGGCACACGTACCGGCCGCGTGGCTGCTCGTGATCCTTGCCCTGTCGTGGTTCGCGGTCCTGCTTACCACCACGGATCTCCTGCACGGCCGGTTGCCCGACGCGCTGACGTACGCCGCGTACCCGGTGTTCGGTGTGCTGCTTGCCATCGCGGGCAGCTGGCAGCGGGCCTTGCTCGGCGCGGCGCTGTTCGTATGTCTACACGCGACTGTCCGCTGGCTCGCGCCGTCCGCACTGGGCGGCGGCGATGTCAAGCTGTCCGGCAGTCTGGGAGCGATCCTCGGCTCGGTGAGCTGGTTCGCGCTGTCGGCAGGGTTGTCCCTGGCAGCCGTGATCACGCTCGCACTGCGTGCCGTTTCCCTCGGCCGCTACACAGATCGCGTGCCGCATGGCCCAGGTTTGCTTGCTGCCACGTGGTTACTGGCTTTCCTGCCGGTAGGCGCGGAGTTACCTTCACCATCGGTGTCATGA
- a CDS encoding class I SAM-dependent methyltransferase, with translation MRERWNHNIHYHPVVLSAVPASARNALDVGCGEGTLARALRAKVPAVTGVDLDQPSVDLARRFGDDISYVVGDVLEHEFSSSFDFIASVATLHHMDAKAALTRLSSLLRPGGTMVIVGCARSEARDLPYELAAVVANSVHRRSKGYWEHPSPTSWPPPETYSGMRRLATELLPGVEYRRHILWRYSLTWAKPA, from the coding sequence ATGCGAGAGCGCTGGAACCACAACATCCACTACCACCCGGTGGTCCTGTCCGCCGTGCCCGCCTCCGCGCGTAACGCACTGGACGTCGGATGCGGCGAGGGCACGCTCGCCCGCGCGTTGCGGGCGAAAGTGCCCGCTGTGACGGGCGTGGATCTCGACCAGCCGAGTGTCGACCTGGCCAGGCGGTTCGGCGACGACATCTCCTACGTCGTCGGTGACGTCCTCGAGCACGAGTTCTCGTCGTCGTTCGATTTCATCGCGTCGGTGGCCACGCTGCACCACATGGACGCCAAGGCGGCGCTCACGCGACTCAGCTCCCTGTTGCGGCCCGGCGGAACCATGGTGATCGTCGGTTGCGCGCGATCTGAGGCGCGTGACCTGCCGTACGAACTCGCTGCGGTGGTGGCCAACAGTGTCCACCGGCGTTCCAAGGGCTATTGGGAACACCCGTCGCCCACATCCTGGCCGCCACCGGAGACCTACTCGGGGATGCGCCGTCTCGCCACCGAACTGCTGCCCGGTGTGGAGTACCGCCGTCACATCCTCTGGAGATACTCGCTGACCTGGGCGAAACCGGCCTGA
- a CDS encoding PTS sugar transporter subunit IIA: MTVRVLSPASGSVVPLTAVPDPVFAKAMVGPGVAVEPDSAAADVVSPIDGVVVTLHPHAFVVAGPSGQAVLVHLGIDTVKMKGESFSLHVVKGESVRSGQPVIGWEPETVAAAGYSPICPVVALDAGSDALTGFAPDGPVAAGDPLFLWHP; encoded by the coding sequence GTGACAGTTCGCGTCCTCAGCCCGGCGTCCGGGTCGGTCGTGCCGCTCACCGCCGTGCCCGACCCGGTATTCGCCAAGGCGATGGTCGGCCCCGGTGTCGCCGTGGAACCGGATTCTGCTGCCGCTGATGTCGTGTCGCCAATCGACGGGGTCGTGGTCACACTCCACCCGCACGCTTTCGTAGTCGCCGGGCCGAGTGGGCAGGCGGTATTGGTTCACCTGGGAATTGACACAGTAAAGATGAAGGGTGAGAGTTTCTCACTGCACGTGGTCAAAGGTGAATCCGTGCGATCCGGTCAGCCAGTCATCGGATGGGAACCGGAGACGGTGGCGGCCGCGGGATATTCACCGATTTGCCCAGTGGTGGCGCTCGACGCGGGAAGCGACGCGCTGACCGGGTTCGCTCCCGACGGGCCCGTGGCGGCCGGTGATCCGCTGTTCCTGTGGCACCCTTGA
- a CDS encoding glucose PTS transporter subunit EIIB yields MADERAAKILAAIGGADNVIELEPCITRLRCELEDDSLVNEAALRALGVHGVVRMGAAVQIVVGPEADTIASDIEDLL; encoded by the coding sequence ATGGCAGACGAGCGGGCGGCGAAGATACTGGCGGCTATCGGCGGAGCGGACAATGTGATCGAGCTGGAGCCGTGTATCACGCGCCTGCGGTGTGAACTGGAGGACGATTCGCTCGTCAACGAGGCGGCATTGCGTGCATTGGGTGTGCACGGTGTTGTCCGGATGGGCGCAGCCGTGCAGATCGTGGTCGGTCCCGAAGCCGACACGATCGCCAGCGACATCGAGGACCTGCTGTGA